The genomic DNA AGCTCGACCTGAGCTGGAGCATATCTATTGGTTCTCTGTTCAGCTCTTGGGACATCTCAAGCCATTCATTAACCGGTACTTGAGGCCCGCCTTACCGTTACACAACTCCTCAACGTATGTCGAATCATGGACACTTTAGGTAGCAGAGAGACAACATAGGTAGCGAAGACACATTGAATAGCAATAACATTTTGCCCAATCCGATTtgcctcttccctcttcaATGCGATGCCTCCAGTCATGATGAGCCACCTTTCGGTCCTTTTCGAACGGGTTGTTCTGCGGTGAACCCGATGGCTTCCGATTCACCAGTCAGAGATATACCTTTGACTGTTACACAACTTCTTTTATACATACTGCATATGTACTACCGTTGTCATCATGTGATATTCCGTCTCGATAAAGCCCAAGTCAGGCTAATTAGGCTCTGATGAATTTTCTTCcctgacaacaacaacaactacaacaGTTACCCAGACACCGAGTTCCAGTCCCCGAACCCTGGAAGTGCACCTACCAACAATGGATTCCGTCCACTGTTCACACAAAGAACTTCCTTCCTACCTCTACCGAATACAGGGAAAGACGACCCAAACACAATATGACACATCCGAAGGTCTCGAAGCTAGGGACACCACGACACTATTTGGGAGGACATCAGGCCAGGACAAATTCAGCAAAGCTGTCTACAACCAATTTGACTGGTATTTCGAAGGCCGCACTCAATtcatctctttcttttcaaGCAAAGACCATGCAACCAATTGGGGGCATAAACTCAAGAAATGGAGACGAGGAAGCCGCAGTAATGATGACTGGagcatcctcaccatcgACACATCTTGCCTCGAAAACACGTACGTGTTCAAGCTCAGCACAGTGATTGATGAGTTGGGGGTACAAATCCCGCAAAAGGCAGGGGATGCCCATAAGGATGGTGCATATTTCTGCCTGTACAGAGTGCCACCTTGTGCGATAGTCAGCAAGAAGACGGGAAGCGAAACAGACGAGTTCGACAGTATAGGTAGGTAAGCCCACTTTCCATTTTTGGCTGACAGACTTTGACTGACTGCTATTTCACGgtggtacctacctagcaCGAGAGGTCTCAGTCCCGCGCAAGCATACCTGCAACTTGGAAGACTATCGGacacccaccctccccgacgAAGATGTTTCAGCTCAAGTTCCTGACGGGGCTGGATCGCTTTGCGATCTGCTCAGAGATCTTTCTATTGCGACGAAAGGATGAAGAACATTGGAGTCGGCTTTGGCAGATGGCGGGGTCTGTAATTTGCTGAAAATTGTGTGTTATGAGGCTTGATTGACTACCTGGCTAGGAGTACTTGATATAGACGAGATGATGGCTGAATATATGTTGATTGACCCCCTGTGACATCCCTGAATACCCCTGACCAATACATTGCTGTCATGGGGTCCATaatcctcttcttcaccataATTATCATCaacctaggtaggtaactATGGGTCACCGTTGTTTTACACTGGGCCAGCCTTTCAATCCCataaccccctcaccaaTCACAAGGAACCTCATGCCAGGACGTGGAGGAACACGTAGCAAACTTATTGTCGTCCGAGCAGAGCGCCCACTCACTGTCAAACACCTTCATGCACCGCTTCTCTTGACCCTGGAACTTGAAGtgcatcctctccctcttctcatcaatACAAAACTCGATCATTCCAGGCACGGAAGTCTGCCGGCAGCCGTTGGCGCCATTGACGTCGTACCTGCCAAAGGCTGTGATGAAGTAACCGTTGGAGGTACAGGCGACGGTGAAGCAGTAGGTCTGGAGGTACATGCTATCTGCCGCGGCGGTTGTCGCGAGGGTTAAACCCGCGATGAgcgaggagatggagagacGCATTTTCAGGGGTGTGTGAGATGACACACAAACTTTGGGAGAGATTCTGGGTGGGTACTGGGCTTAcagctgaagaggagggctgaACCCTGTACTTGATCGAAAAATGTTGAAGGGATAAAGACACGAGAACTTTGACGACCTTCAGATCGGGGGAGTTTGATGAATTTATAGGTAGATCAAACAAAACTCATTCTCCATTCATTTCTAAGCCAGGCTTTCCATGGTGTTTGCCTTTGTTCTCAGTCAGCCTACCGATTCCCGATCTATCTCTATtccaaggtaggtaggtagctgCAAGAGCTTGCGTCACATTTCGCCCCAGCTCAGCCAGCACACTATCAATACCCGACTTCATCCAAATTAAAGCTCGTACTTTTTAAACGAATCACCAGAAGTGTGTTTCACTCCATGGGATGgttacctaggtaggtagaaCCACAACCGTCGACAGTATCACTTGGTTCTTAGCAATATAAACCATCGGCTACAAAGCTACGACTTTTACGAGGCATGCAGCCATGGGCGCATTATCTTATCTTTATAGTCTCCGGAGTCCTCCGCCGGTCAAAATGTAAATGGGAGGGGTAGCGTTGTACCAGGCACCTATTTCCTCCATTGGCATTGGGGGCCAAGCGGGCCCGGAATCCATTTGAATACCTACGCGATCAGGTCGTCTTCCAAGTCATCAAACATTTCCCTCTTACCGAGATAGGATGACGTTGTAATAAGGTAGCTATGGACTTCGAAAAAGAGGAGAATTATTGCCACaaccggtggtgttgaacaAACAAGGGGGTTGTTTACTTACCCCTGAATTACCCCTAGCAACCGGACCTTGTTCCCGCTCATCAATGCAATCACAATGAGCACAACTATTCGCACGCACACAAAATATCCGTTTAAATTCAATGAATAATCCAATACTGATAACTTCATTTAATAAATTCATGCACATTGTGCCTGCCCCTACCAAACTGACCCAGAAACCATGTCTTGCGCCCGGATCCTTCCTTCGGCTATCTGCACTTTCTACATACATCAGAACAAGCGGCAGATGTGTGATGGGAGCGCTGTTTCCTTCTCTCGCTGTGGCATtccccacaaccaccatgccAGCCGTGACTTCTTTGGCAAAGAGGAATGCCTAACACATGAAACGTGTTGCTGAGATCAGAAGCAAGCACCGCGACGCAATGATGgctgcaacaccaacaaaatGAAAGAAGGCGTCAAGACTGACCTGAGAACCAACCGTTGCCGTTTccgccaacttcaacaccccAACTTCCCTGGCCATAGAATCTCCTCAACCGCAAGGCACGGTAGCAGAGCAGAGCTTCGGTTCCCAGTTTCACTTTAGAGTAGAGCGCAAGAGCATACCACCCCGTCCATTGTGCACCCCCAAGAAATGAGACCTGGCCCGTCATTTCCTTCGTTCATAAAAC from Podospora pseudoanserina strain CBS 124.78 chromosome 2, whole genome shotgun sequence includes the following:
- a CDS encoding hypothetical protein (EggNog:ENOG503PZ37) translates to MDSVHCSHKELPSYLYRIQGKTTQTQYDTSEGLEARDTTTLFGRTSGQDKFSKAVYNQFDWYFEGRTQFISFFSSKDHATNWGHKLKKWRRGSRSNDDWSILTIDTSCLENTYVFKLSTVIDELGVQIPQKAGDAHKDGAYFCLYRVPPCAIVSKKTGSETDEFDSIGR